The stretch of DNA GCCCGAGGCGATGTCCTCCTCCACAGTCGACACGAAGCACAGGTCGCGGTGCCCGGTCCCGTGCAGCAGGCGCAGCGAGGCGACCGCGGCCTCCTCCCAGTCGAGGTCGGCCCAGGGCGCGGCGTCCTCGTCGGAGGGGCGGCCGAGGACCACCACGGGGAACCCCAGCGCGTCCATCGCGCCGATGCGGGGGTCCTCCATCTCCACGCCCATGATCACCGCGACGTCGGCGAGCCTGCTGCGCGCGGCGCGCTCCAGCCCGTACGCCCCGGCGTCGTCGTCGCGCACGGTCAGGAGCAGCAGGTCGTAGCCCAGCTCCCCGGCGGCGCGGCTCAGCCCGTACATGAACCGCCCGCCGACCGGCAGGTAGCCGGGCGAGGCCAGCGGCAGGGCCAGCGCGATCACGCGGGTGCGGGCGCTGCGCAGGGAGCGCGCACCCGCGTTGGGGTGGTAGCCCAGTTCGTCGATGGCCGTCCGCACCGCGGACCGGGTCCGTTCGGAGACGCGGCGGGAGCCGCTGAGCACGTAGGACACCGTGCTCGGGGCCACGCCCGCCGCCGCGGCGACGTCCTTGATGGTCACCATCGCGGCCTCCCTCCCCCCGCACACCTTTGTCGAAGCGCTTCGACAGCCCGCCGCGCGGATCCGTCGAATCGATTCGATGAACGGGCACCATGGTAGGAACCACACCCCCGTGTGACAACCCCCTCATCGGAGGATCCTCGCGGAGTCCGGGGCCGGGCCGCCTCGCCCCGGACCGCCGTGCGCCGAACCGGCGGCGCCCCCGTTTGCCGCGCGCCCGTGCGGTCAGGAGCGGGGGAAGGCGGACGAGGGGAGAACGCCATGGGACGCGGAGTCGCGCGCAAGCTGATCGACGCGCACCTGGTCGAGGGGGAGATGGCGCCCGGGGAGGTCATCGGGCTCTCCGTCGACCAGACCCTCACCCAGGACGCCACCGGCACCCTGGTCATGCAGGAGCTGGAGGCCCTCGGACTGGACCGCACCCGGGCCCGGGTCAGCGTGCAGTACGTGGACCACAACCTGCTCCAGACCGACGAGAAGAACGCGGAGGACCACGCGTTCCTGCACTCGGCGGCGCGCCGGTACGGTCTGTGGTACTCCAAGCCCGGCAACGGCGTCTCCCACCCCACGCACATGCAGCGCTTCGGGGTGCCCGGCGCGACGATGGTCGGCTCGGACTCCCACACCTGCGCCGCCGGATCGCTGGGCATGCTGGCGGTCGGCGTCGGCGGCCTGGAGGTGGCCATGGCCATCGCCGGGCGCCCGCTGCGCGTCCGGGCGCCGCTGATCTGGGGCGTGCGCCTGACCGGGGAGCTGCCCCCGTGGACCTCGGCCAAGGACGTCATCCTGGAGATGCTGCGGCGGCACGGGGTCAAGGGCGGGCTCAACCGGATCATCGAGTACCACGGTCCCGGAGTCGCCGCGCTCACCGCCATGGACCGCCACGTCATCGCGAACATGGGCGCCGAGCTGGGCGCCACCACCACGGTCTTCCCCTCCGACGGCGCGGTGCGCGACTTCCTGCGCGCCGAGGGCCGTGAGGACGACTTCACCGAGCTGCTGCCCGACGACGACGCCGACTACGACGTGACCGACGAGATCGACCTGTCCGGGGTGGAGCCGCTCATCGCCCGGCCCTCCTCGCCCGGCGACGTCGTCCCGGTCCGCGAGGTGGCGGGCACCGACGTCAGCCAGGTCGTCATCGGCTCCTCCGCCAACCCGGGACTGCGCGACTACGCGGTCGCCGCCGCCATGGTCAGGGGCCGCCAGACCGACAGCGCGGTCAGCTTCGACGTCAACCCGTCCTCACGCCAGATCCTCTCCGACCTGACCCGCACGGGAGCGACCCTCGACCTCATCCAGGCCGGGGCCCGCATCCACCAGGCCGGATGCCTGGGCTGCATCGGCATGGGCCAGGCGCCCGCCGTCGGCCGCAACTCGCTGCGCACCTTCCCGCGCAACTTCCCCGGCCGCTCGGGCACGGTGGAGGACGCGGTGTGGCTGTGCTCCCCGGAGACGGCCGCCGCCTCCGCGCTCACCGGAGTCATCACCGACCCGCGCGACCTGGCGAGGGAGCTGGGCCTGGACCATCCCGACCTGCGTCCGCCGGAGCGGGCGGCGGTCAACACCGCGATGCTGGTCCCGCCGCTGCCGCCGGAGGAGGCCGCGCGGGTCGAACTCGTCAAGGGGCCCAACATCTCCGCGCTGCCGGACTTCCCGCCCCTGCCCGACCGGATCGAGGCGCCGGTGCTGCTCAAGGTCGGCGACGACGTCTCCACCGACGAGATCTCCCCGGCGGGCGCCCGCGCGCTGCCCTTCCGCTCGAACGTGCCCCGGCTCGCCGAGTTCACCTTCACCCGTATCGACGAGGACTACCCCCGCCGGGCGAGGGAGGCGGGCCGCGAGAGGGGCCACATCGTGGTCGGAGGGGAGAACTACGGGCAGGGCTCCTCCCGCGAGCACGCGGCGATCACCCCCCGCTACCTGGGCCTGCGGGCGGTGATCGCCAAGTCCTTCGCCCGCATCCACTGGCAGAACCTCGCCAACTTCGGTGTGCTGGCCCTGCGGTTCACCGAACCCGGCGACTACGACCGCGTCGGCTCCGGCGACGTCCTCGTCCTGGACGGCCTGGAGGAGGCCCTGACCTCCGGCTCGGAGCTGACCGCGCGCAACACGACGAGGGACGAGGAGTACCGGCTGGACCACCAGCTCTCCCCGGCGCAGGCCGAGGCGGTGCTGGCGGGCGGCCGGATCCCGCTGCTGGCCCGGGAGCTGGACTGACCTGCCCGCCGCCCGGGCCCGACGCCGGGACTCCCCTCAGGAGGCGGTGTCGGAGGAGCGCTGCCTCTCCGGCTCGGCGGCGCTCGGCGCGGTCGGCTCCGCGCTCTCCTCCGGGACCGCGGGGGCGGTGCGGCGCTCGACGAGGTGGGCGCGCAGCGACCAGACCACGGCGCCGATCCACGCCGCCCACACGAGCACGTAGACGGCCGTCTGGGCCGCCGGGGGAAGGGTCAGCCACTCGGTGCCGAGCAGCGTCCGGGTGTTGGTCAGCACGATCAGCCCGCCGACCAGCGAACCGAGGATGCGGGGCGGGATGTAGCGCACGATCCAGGCGGCGATCGGCGCCGCGATGATGCCGCTGATCAGCAGCGCGAGCACCCAGCCGACGTTGATCCCGGCCGCGCCCAGACCGACGAGGAAGCCGAGGCTGGCGGCGAGGGCGACGATGAACTCGCTGGTGTCGATGGTGCCGACGACCTTGCGCGGCTCCATGCGCCCGCTGGCCAGCAGGGCGGGGGTGCCGACCGGGCCCCAGCCGCCGCCTCCGGTGGCGTCGACGAACCCGCCCACCAGGCCGAGCGGGGTCAGGAAGCGCCTGCGCAGGGGCTTGTCCAGGTTCCGGGTCGGCGTGCCCCACGCGGTGAAGCGGATGAGGATGTAGAGGCCGAGCGCGAGCAGGATGCCGGACATGATCGGCGCGGCGGCCTCGGTGGACAGCCAGCTCAGGAAGGTCGCCCCGGCGAACGAGCCGATCGCGCCGGGCAGGGCGATGCGCCGGACGACCTTCCAGTCGACGTTGCCCAGCTTCCAGTGCGAGACGCCCGAGGCCAGCGTGGTGCCGATCTCGGCGAGGTGGACCGTGGCCGAGGCCGCGGCCGGGTTGGTGCCGAAGAGCAGGAGCAGGGTGGTGGAGGTGACGCCGTAGGCCATGCCGAGACTGCCGTCGACGAGCTGGGCGAAGAATCCCGCGATGGCGAGGAGGACGAGAGTGCGCATGTGGGCCTTCCGGTGGGGAGGGATACGCGGGGCGGTGGAGGTCGGCGCGGTGTCCGGCTCCGGACGGAGGGCTCGGATCGGTCCGCCGCGGGCGCCGGATCGGGCGCCGTGCTGGCGATGGAGGTAAATCTACCATGTTGGTAGGAATAGTGGCCAAGTAGATCGCCGGGTGTTTCCGAGGATTTTTCGGCGCCCGCCCGGGGCGGCTCCCGGATCCCGCGCGGCTCCAGGGGTGGCCGCAGAGGGTGTCCGGTGGCGTGCGCCACGAAACCATATTATTCCTACCAACTTAGTTGACTTTAGGGTTCGGCCGGTCCTACCTTCGTGTCACTCGCCGCGAACGGCCCGCGACCGGACGCGTGAGGTGACCGCCGCGCCTTCCCGCCCCGTGAGGAGCCCTGCCGTGACCACCACCACGGACCTGTCCCTTCGCCCCGTCGCCGGACGCATCGGCGCCGAGATCTCCGGCGTGCGCCTGGGCCCCGACCTGGACGGGGCCACCGTCGCCTCGATCCGGGCGGCCCTGCTCGCCCACAAGGTGGTCTTCTTCCGCGACCAGCGGCACCTGACCGACGAGACCCAGGCGGGCTTCGCCGCCCTGCTCGGCCCGCTCACCACCCCGCACCCCACCACGGGCGCGGCCTTCGGCGGCGACCACCACGTCCTGCCGATCGACTCCGAGCGGGGCAAGGCCAACAGCTGGCACACCGACGTCACCTTCGTCGACCGCCCGCCGCAGGCCAGCGTCCTGCGCGCCGTCCACCTGCCCCCGCGGGGCGGCGACACCGTCTGGGCCAACACGGCCACGGCCTACCAGGACCTGCCCCAGCCGCTCAAGGACCTCGCCGACGGCCTGCGCGCGGTCCACACCAACGACTACGACTACGCGGCGGTCGCCCCCGAACGCGAGCCCACCGGCGACCTCAGGAAGTACCGGGAGGCCTTCGTCTCCACCCTCTTCAAGACCGAGCACCCCGTGGTGCGCGTCCACCCCGAGACGGGCGAACGGGTCCTGTTCCTCGGCCACTTCGCCCAGCACTTCACCGGCCTGAGCAGCAAGGACTTCCACCACCTGTTCGACCTGCTCCAGCAGCGCGTCACCCGGGCCGAGAACACCGTCCGGTGGAGCTGGCGCGAGGGGGACGTGGCCGTGTGGGACAACCGCGCCACCCAGCACTACGCCGTGGCCGACTACGGGGACGAGCCCCGGCGCCTGCACCGCATCACCGTCGGCGGCGACCTCCCCAGGGGCGTGGACGGCCGCCCCAGCCGCTCCCTGACCGGCGACTCCAGCGGCTACACCCCCGCGGTCTGACCCGCGGCCCCGAACCTCCTTCTGCCCGCGGCGGGCCGGCGAGCCCGGCCCGCCGCCCTCCGGAGCCAACACATGCACACCCGACGCGACATCCTGCGCTACACCGCGGCCGCCGGGGCCGCCCTCCCCCTGCTCTCCGCATGCGGACCCCCGGGGAGCGGCGCGGCCGGAGCCTCCCCCGTGATCCGCTACCAGGGCTGGACCGGAGACGTCCTCCTGCCCGAACTCGCCGAGGACCTGGGCTACCTGGACGGCATCGGGCTGGAGTGGATCGGCGACACCACCAGCGGCCCCCAGGACATCCAGGCCGCGGCCACCGGCAGCACCGATGTGGGCGGCGCCTTCAACGGGGCGATCGCCAAGCTGGCCGCCGCCGGGGCGCCCGTCACCGCCGTCCTGGCCTACTACGGGGCGGACGAGGAGACCCACAACGGCTACTACGTCCTGGAGGACAGCGACATCACCGGGGCCCGCGACCTCGTCGGCAAGCGGGTCTCCATGAACACCCTGGGCGCCCACCACGAGTTCGTGGTCCGCGAGTGGCTGGCCAGGGAGGGGCTGACCAACGAGGAGATCGCCCGGGTGGAGCTGACGGTGGTCCCGCCGGTCAACGCCGAGCAGACCCTGCGCAACGGGCAGGTGGAGGTCGCCACGCTCGGCGACCTGCTGCGCGAGGTCGCCCTGGAGCGCGGCGGCATCCGGCCCCTGTTCACCGACCACGGCCTGTACGGCGCCTTCAGCTACGGCTCCCTCGTGCTGCGCGACGACTTCATCGAGGCACACGAGGACACCGTCCAGGCCTTCGTCGGCGGGGTCGCCCGCGCGATCCGGTGGACGCAGACCACCCCGCGCGAGGAGGTGGTGGACCGCTACACCGACATCATCGGGCGGCGTGGCCGCAACGAGAGCGCCGAGGCCGTCCGGTACTGGCGCAGCACCGGCGTCGCCGGACCCGGCGGCGTCATCGCCCCGGACGAGTTCCGGACCTGGATCGACTGGCTGGTCCGCAACGGCGAACTCGACGAGGGGGCGGTCGAGGCCGAGGAGCTGTTCACCAACGACTACAACCCCTACGCCAACGGGACCTACCCCGAGGACTCCGGCCCCGACGGCCGACCCCTCGCGGAGGGCGGTGCTCCCGGGGACGGCGCCTCCGGGGGAGCGGACGACACACGGCGCGCGGCCGGGGACGGGGGGAACCGATGAGCACCGCCACAGCACCCGTCAAGCTCCGCCTGAACGGGGTGCGGCAGACCTTCACCGCACGCGGCCGGTCCGCCACGCTGACCGCGATCGACGACGTCACCCTGGACATCGCCTCGGGCGAGTTCCTCACCCTGGTCGGGCCCAGCGGCTGCGGCAAGTCCACCCTGCTCGACCTGGTCGGCGGGCTCACCCGGCCCGCCTCCGGCGAGATCCTGCTCAACGGCGCCCCGGTCAGGGGACCGGGCCTGGACCGGGGCCTGGTCTTCCAGCAGTACGCGCTGCTGCCCTGGCGCACCGCGCAGGGCAACGTCGAGTTCGGGCTGGAGGCCAAGGGCCTGCCCCGACGCACCCGGGCCGACCGCGCGCGCGAGTACCTGTCGCTGGTCGGCCTGGAGGGGTTCGAGGACCGCTACCCCCACGAGCTGTCCGGCGGTATGAAGCAGCGCGTGGCCATCGCCCGGAGCCTGGCCTTCGACCCCGAGGTCCTGCTCATGGACGAGCCGTTCGCGGCCCTGGACGCCCAGACGCGCGAGTCCCTCCAGGAGGAGCTGCTGTCCGTGTGGGAGCGCACCGGCAAGACGGTCCTGTTCATCACGCACGGCATCGACGAGGCGGTCTACCTGGGACAGCGGGTCGCGGTGATGACCTCGCGCCCGGGCCGGATCAAGAGCGTCATCGACATCGACCTCGACCGGAGCGCGGGCGGCGACCTGCGCTCGGACCCCGCGTTCGCGCACTACCGGCACCGGGTGTGGCGGGAACTCCACGACGAGGTGGCCCAGGCCCGGCGGACCGAGCGCGCGCTCACCGGGAGGGGAACCGACCATGGCTGACACGCTGACCCGCTCGGCGGGCACCGCCTCCTCCGACGCCTCCTCCCCGGCGGCGCCGGGCACGGGCGGACCTCCCCCCGCGCTCACGGCCGCGCTCCGGCTGGCCTGGCTCTGCTTCAAGCGCTCGGCCGTCATCGCGGCCTTCCTCCTGCTGTGGGAGGTGGCGCCGAGGGTCGGCCTCCTCGACCGGGTGTTCCTGCCCCCGCTGACCGAGGTCCTGGCCGCGACGCGGGACCTGGCCCTGAGCGGACAGCTGTGGAACCACGTGTCCGCCAGCCTCGCCCGCGCCCTGAGCGGCTTCCTCGTCGCCGTGGCCGCCGCCGTGCCGCTGGGCGTCCTCATCGCCTGGTACCGGCCGGTATCGGACTTCCTCACGCCGATCCTGGAGCTGTTCCGCAACACCGCGGCCCTGGCCCTGCTGCCGGTGTTCGTGCTCGTCCTGGGGATCGGCGAGGCCTCCAAGGTCTCCCTGGTGGTCTACGCGTGCGCCTTCCCGGTCCTGCTCAACACCATCACCGGGGTCCGGACCGTCGACCCCCTGCTCGTCAAGTCGGCGGCCTCCCTGGGGTTCGGGCCGCTCGCGCTGTTCCGCAAGGTGGTGCTGCCCGCCTCGGTCCCGTCGATCTTCACCGGCGTGCGCATGGCCGGGGCCTCCTCGATCCTCGTGCTCATCGCCGCGGAGATGGTCGGCTCCCAGTCGGGCCTGGGCTACCTCGTCAACGCCGCCCAGCTCAACTTCCTCATCCACGACATGTACGCGGGAATCCTGGCCATCGCCGTGGTGGGGGTGGCCCTCAACGGCGTCCTCGTCGCGCTCGAACGGCGCTTCTCCCGCTGGCGCACGACCGAGCGGTGACCGCGTGCCCCGGAGGCGGTGACCGGAACCGCCGACCGCTGGCCGCTGGCCGACGACCGATGACCCACGACAGCGAAGGACCACGCAGATGACCGACGGACGACGGCTCCACCTCAACGCCTTCCTCATGGGGGTGGGGCACCACGAGGCGGCCTGGCGGCACCCGCGCACGCGGCAGGACGGGGTGCTGGACGTGGCGCACTTCCAGAACCTGGCGCGTGTCGCCGAACGCGGACGGCTGGACTCGGTGTTCTTCGCCGACGGCCTGGCCGTGGGCCACCGGGTCGAGCGCAACACCCTCGCCGTCTTCGAGCCCATCACCCTGCTCAGCGCGATGGCCGCGGTGACCGAGCGGGTGGGGCTGATCGCCACCGCCTCCACCGGCTACTACCCGCCCTACCTGCTGGCCAGGGCCTTCGCCTCGCTGGACCACATCAGCGGCGGACGCGCCGGATGGAACATCGTCACCTCCGGCCGCGAGGACGAGGCGGCCAACTTCGGACTGGACCAGGTGCCCGAGCACGCCGACCGCTACGCGCGTGCGGCGGAGTTCACCGACGTCGTCGTCAAGCTGTGGGACAGCTGGGAGGACGGCGCCCTGCGACTCGACGCCGAGGAGGGGGTGTTCGCCGACCCCGACCGCGTCCACGCCATCGACCACGAGGGCGAGCGGTTCCGGGTGCGCGGGCCGCTGAACTCCCCCCGCCCGCCGCAGGGCCGTCCGGTGCTGGTGCAGGCGGGGTCCTCCGAGGACGGCAGGGAGTTCGCCGCGCGCTACGCCGAGGCGGTGTTCACCGCGCAGCAGACCCTCCGGGAGGGGGTGGACTTCTACCGCGACCTCAAGGGGCGGTTGGCGCGTTTCGGACGCGCCCCGCAGGAGTTGAAGGTCCTGCCCGGGATCGTGCCGTTCATCGCGCCGACGGAGGCCGCGGCCAAGGAGCTGGAGGCGGAGTTCACCGGGCTCATCTCCCCGGACTACGCCCTGCGCCAGCTCTCCCAGATGCTGGGGGTGGACCTGACCGGGCACCCGCTGGACGCCCCCCTGCCCCCGCTGCCCGGCGAGGACGGCATCCGCGGCAACAAGAGCCGGTACACCCTGGTCGCGGACCTGGCGGCGCGCGAGTCGCTGACCGTGGGGGAGCTGATCGGGCGCCTGGGCGGCGGGCGCGGCCACCGGACCTTCGCGGGCACGCCCGAGCAGGTGGCGGACGAGATCCAGGGCTGGTTCGAGGCCGGGGCCGCCGACGGGTTCAACGTCATGCCGCCCCACCTCCCCGGCGGCCTGGAGGACTTCGTCGACCAGGTGGTGCCGATCCTCCGGGAGCGCGGCCTCTTCCGGGAGGAGTACGAGGGGACGACCCTGCGCGACCACTACGGTCTGCCCCGCCCTCCCAGCCAGTACGCCGAAGCCGTGCCGGTACCGGAGGTCTCCGGCGCGGTCTGAGGCGGCCGCGGACGGGACCGCGGCGTCGGCGCCGTCGGCATCCCCGGCTGCCGCGGTTATTCCATACTTTTTCGGTTGGCAAAGTGGATTGAAGGGAAGGACCCTCGACACGGGGCGGTGGAATCGCGGAGCCGCCGCCCCGGGGCCGACCTCCGGCCGCCGCTCCGACGACCGCCGGAGCGGCGACCGCGCGGTCGGCCCGCGGATCCGGGGCAGGGAGGGCCGCTGCGCGCGGAGCGCCGAGGCCCCGCCCCGGATCCGCCTCCCCGGCCCCGGCCCCGTCCTCCGCCCCGGATGTGTCGTCCCGCCCCGGGAGGCCGTGCGCCTCCCCGGGCCCGTTCGCCTCCCGGACCTGTGCGCCCCCACGGGTCCCGACCGCCGTACGGCCACCGCCCGGCCGCCTCCCGGCCACCGGCCGTGAGGCGGCCCCGCCCCGTGGCGCACGCCGCCTGAACGCCGCGTTCCCAGTACCGAGGGAGAGTCCGATGAGCACCGCGCAGAGCGCTTCCCCGCCCCACCCCTCCTCCGAGGCCGCCCGGTTCCGCGCGACGCTGCGGCACCACCCGGCGGGGGTCGTCGTCATCACGGCCGGTGTCGACGGCCGCCCCGTCGGACTGACGGCCACCTCGTTCACCAGCGTGAGCCTCGATCCGCCGCTGGTGGCCTTCTACGTCGCCGAGACCTCCTCGACGTGGACGACGCTGCACCTGGCCGGGGCGTTCGCCGTACACCTCCTGGCCGAGGACCAGACGGACCTGGCGGCGAGGTTCGCCCGCAGCGGCGCGGACCGCTTCGCCCCGCCGACGTCGTGGCGTCCGGGGCCCGAGGAGGTCCCCCTGCTCGACGGGGTGTCCGCCAGCCTGGTGTGCAGGAGGTTCGACACCCGGCTGATCGGCGACCACTGGCTGGTCGTCGGCGAGGTGACGCACACCCTGGTCCTGGACGACCTCCGTCCGCCGCTGCTGTACCACCGCGGCGCCTTCGGCGGTTTCGTCCCTCTGCACGGCCCGAACCCCGCCTGACCAGGGCGACTCCGACGGCCGCCCAGGACCCGGCGGTGACGCGTCGTACCCCCGCGGGGGTACGGCGCTCAGTCGTGCGCGGTGGACGCTTGACATGACGTCATATTTGACGCCATCATGACGTCATGGATTTGATGCCGTATGTCGATGAACTCCGACGCCAGCTCCAGGTGGCCGCCGAGGCCGGGAACGAGGACGCCCGGGTCATCGCCGAACGTCTCAGTGCAGCTCTGGAACCCGCTGCGCGGCTGACTCTGCTGGACGCGCTCTCCGCCGCCGCAGACGAGATCACGCGCGAACTCGCGCCCGGGTCGGTCGAGGTCCGGCTGCGCGGACGGCGGGCTGACTTCATCGTGACGTCACCCGACTTCGAAGACGTCGAAGACGACGGTCTCATGACGCCACAGGCGCACCAGGATGACGTCAGACAGGCCGACCGGGCCCTCACGGAGCAGCTCCGGGCCGACGCCGAGGACGGGGGCACGTCGCGGATCACCCTGCGCCTGCCCGACCGCCTCAAGCCGCACGTCGAGGAGGCGGCCCGCGGGGAGGGGCTGTCGGTCAACGCCTGGCTGGTGCGCGCGGTGACCGCGTCCCTCGACAGCGGCAGGCGCCGACCCGACACCCGGGCACGCCAGATCGGCCGCGGTTACACCGGCTGGGTCCGCTGACCGGACCCGGCCGCCCGACTCCACCACGTCTCCCACCGGCGGAGACGACCACCAACGCCACGTCAGGGAGACAGCCATGCCAACTTTCGACACCCCCGGACCCGTCACCGCCGACATCACCCTGGTCGCCGGAACCCTCCAGATCAACGCCGGAGGCCGCACCGAGACCACCGTCGAGGTCCACCCGCGCGACGCCGCCAAGGAGAGCGACGTGCGGGCCGCCGAACAGGTCGAGGTCGAGTACGCCGGAGGCCGCCTCCAGGTGAGGGACCCCCAGCCCTCGGGCCTGGGCCGCGTGATCGGGCGCAAGGGCATGGTCGACATCACCGTCGAACTGCCCGCGGGCTCGCGCGTCCACGTCAGCGGCGGCTTCGGCAGCGCCCGCTGCGAGGGGGTCCTGGGCGCGTCCGAGATCACCTTCTCCAACGGCAACATCGCCGTGGACCGCGTCACCGGCAACGCCGAGCTCACCACGGGACACGGCTGGGTCCGCGCGGGGGAGATCGACGGCTCCGCCGTGGTCAA from Nocardiopsis dassonvillei subsp. dassonvillei DSM 43111 encodes:
- a CDS encoding LacI family DNA-binding transcriptional regulator produces the protein MVTIKDVAAAAGVAPSTVSYVLSGSRRVSERTRSAVRTAIDELGYHPNAGARSLRSARTRVIALALPLASPGYLPVGGRFMYGLSRAAGELGYDLLLLTVRDDDAGAYGLERAARSRLADVAVIMGVEMEDPRIGAMDALGFPVVVLGRPSDEDAAPWADLDWEEAAVASLRLLHGTGHRDLCFVSTVEEDIASGRSYSVRGLRGAERAAAELGVPVRVLPSAKDPAELYRRLDALLDGDRPPTALALQHPAAVPGVLRHLAARGTDVPGDVSLVAIGSFPEDLAGLDVTRVELPVERMSAAVTRLAAEAARGSPPLPGGRRELIPPEITPGGTVAAPPP
- a CDS encoding aconitate hydratase; amino-acid sequence: MGRGVARKLIDAHLVEGEMAPGEVIGLSVDQTLTQDATGTLVMQELEALGLDRTRARVSVQYVDHNLLQTDEKNAEDHAFLHSAARRYGLWYSKPGNGVSHPTHMQRFGVPGATMVGSDSHTCAAGSLGMLAVGVGGLEVAMAIAGRPLRVRAPLIWGVRLTGELPPWTSAKDVILEMLRRHGVKGGLNRIIEYHGPGVAALTAMDRHVIANMGAELGATTTVFPSDGAVRDFLRAEGREDDFTELLPDDDADYDVTDEIDLSGVEPLIARPSSPGDVVPVREVAGTDVSQVVIGSSANPGLRDYAVAAAMVRGRQTDSAVSFDVNPSSRQILSDLTRTGATLDLIQAGARIHQAGCLGCIGMGQAPAVGRNSLRTFPRNFPGRSGTVEDAVWLCSPETAAASALTGVITDPRDLARELGLDHPDLRPPERAAVNTAMLVPPLPPEEAARVELVKGPNISALPDFPPLPDRIEAPVLLKVGDDVSTDEISPAGARALPFRSNVPRLAEFTFTRIDEDYPRRAREAGRERGHIVVGGENYGQGSSREHAAITPRYLGLRAVIAKSFARIHWQNLANFGVLALRFTEPGDYDRVGSGDVLVLDGLEEALTSGSELTARNTTRDEEYRLDHQLSPAQAEAVLAGGRIPLLARELD
- a CDS encoding sulfite exporter TauE/SafE family protein, whose translation is MRTLVLLAIAGFFAQLVDGSLGMAYGVTSTTLLLLFGTNPAAASATVHLAEIGTTLASGVSHWKLGNVDWKVVRRIALPGAIGSFAGATFLSWLSTEAAAPIMSGILLALGLYILIRFTAWGTPTRNLDKPLRRRFLTPLGLVGGFVDATGGGGWGPVGTPALLASGRMEPRKVVGTIDTSEFIVALAASLGFLVGLGAAGINVGWVLALLISGIIAAPIAAWIVRYIPPRILGSLVGGLIVLTNTRTLLGTEWLTLPPAAQTAVYVLVWAAWIGAVVWSLRAHLVERRTAPAVPEESAEPTAPSAAEPERQRSSDTAS
- a CDS encoding TauD/TfdA dioxygenase family protein, giving the protein MTTTTDLSLRPVAGRIGAEISGVRLGPDLDGATVASIRAALLAHKVVFFRDQRHLTDETQAGFAALLGPLTTPHPTTGAAFGGDHHVLPIDSERGKANSWHTDVTFVDRPPQASVLRAVHLPPRGGDTVWANTATAYQDLPQPLKDLADGLRAVHTNDYDYAAVAPEREPTGDLRKYREAFVSTLFKTEHPVVRVHPETGERVLFLGHFAQHFTGLSSKDFHHLFDLLQQRVTRAENTVRWSWREGDVAVWDNRATQHYAVADYGDEPRRLHRITVGGDLPRGVDGRPSRSLTGDSSGYTPAV
- a CDS encoding ABC transporter substrate-binding protein, with product MHTRRDILRYTAAAGAALPLLSACGPPGSGAAGASPVIRYQGWTGDVLLPELAEDLGYLDGIGLEWIGDTTSGPQDIQAAATGSTDVGGAFNGAIAKLAAAGAPVTAVLAYYGADEETHNGYYVLEDSDITGARDLVGKRVSMNTLGAHHEFVVREWLAREGLTNEEIARVELTVVPPVNAEQTLRNGQVEVATLGDLLREVALERGGIRPLFTDHGLYGAFSYGSLVLRDDFIEAHEDTVQAFVGGVARAIRWTQTTPREEVVDRYTDIIGRRGRNESAEAVRYWRSTGVAGPGGVIAPDEFRTWIDWLVRNGELDEGAVEAEELFTNDYNPYANGTYPEDSGPDGRPLAEGGAPGDGASGGADDTRRAAGDGGNR
- a CDS encoding ABC transporter ATP-binding protein; translated protein: MSTATAPVKLRLNGVRQTFTARGRSATLTAIDDVTLDIASGEFLTLVGPSGCGKSTLLDLVGGLTRPASGEILLNGAPVRGPGLDRGLVFQQYALLPWRTAQGNVEFGLEAKGLPRRTRADRAREYLSLVGLEGFEDRYPHELSGGMKQRVAIARSLAFDPEVLLMDEPFAALDAQTRESLQEELLSVWERTGKTVLFITHGIDEAVYLGQRVAVMTSRPGRIKSVIDIDLDRSAGGDLRSDPAFAHYRHRVWRELHDEVAQARRTERALTGRGTDHG
- a CDS encoding ABC transporter permease; the encoded protein is MADTLTRSAGTASSDASSPAAPGTGGPPPALTAALRLAWLCFKRSAVIAAFLLLWEVAPRVGLLDRVFLPPLTEVLAATRDLALSGQLWNHVSASLARALSGFLVAVAAAVPLGVLIAWYRPVSDFLTPILELFRNTAALALLPVFVLVLGIGEASKVSLVVYACAFPVLLNTITGVRTVDPLLVKSAASLGFGPLALFRKVVLPASVPSIFTGVRMAGASSILVLIAAEMVGSQSGLGYLVNAAQLNFLIHDMYAGILAIAVVGVALNGVLVALERRFSRWRTTER
- a CDS encoding LLM class flavin-dependent oxidoreductase; the encoded protein is MTDGRRLHLNAFLMGVGHHEAAWRHPRTRQDGVLDVAHFQNLARVAERGRLDSVFFADGLAVGHRVERNTLAVFEPITLLSAMAAVTERVGLIATASTGYYPPYLLARAFASLDHISGGRAGWNIVTSGREDEAANFGLDQVPEHADRYARAAEFTDVVVKLWDSWEDGALRLDAEEGVFADPDRVHAIDHEGERFRVRGPLNSPRPPQGRPVLVQAGSSEDGREFAARYAEAVFTAQQTLREGVDFYRDLKGRLARFGRAPQELKVLPGIVPFIAPTEAAAKELEAEFTGLISPDYALRQLSQMLGVDLTGHPLDAPLPPLPGEDGIRGNKSRYTLVADLAARESLTVGELIGRLGGGRGHRTFAGTPEQVADEIQGWFEAGAADGFNVMPPHLPGGLEDFVDQVVPILRERGLFREEYEGTTLRDHYGLPRPPSQYAEAVPVPEVSGAV
- a CDS encoding flavin reductase family protein, with protein sequence MSTAQSASPPHPSSEAARFRATLRHHPAGVVVITAGVDGRPVGLTATSFTSVSLDPPLVAFYVAETSSTWTTLHLAGAFAVHLLAEDQTDLAARFARSGADRFAPPTSWRPGPEEVPLLDGVSASLVCRRFDTRLIGDHWLVVGEVTHTLVLDDLRPPLLYHRGAFGGFVPLHGPNPA
- a CDS encoding histidine kinase, whose protein sequence is MDLMPYVDELRRQLQVAAEAGNEDARVIAERLSAALEPAARLTLLDALSAAADEITRELAPGSVEVRLRGRRADFIVTSPDFEDVEDDGLMTPQAHQDDVRQADRALTEQLRADAEDGGTSRITLRLPDRLKPHVEEAARGEGLSVNAWLVRAVTASLDSGRRRPDTRARQIGRGYTGWVR